The Planctomycetaceae bacterium genome segment ACAGGGAAATGGAACAAAGAGCCGCGCAGCTTGGCCGAAAGGATATTTTCAGTTGGTCGCTGACTTTTGAAAAACTGCTGACCAAAACTGATTTCGCAAAAGAGATGCGTGAAATACTCAAGACAATTCAGGATGTTTACGGCGCGCCGGTCGATGTGGAGTTCACCGTTAATTTCCTGAATGAAAATGAATTTAAAATCAACATTCTGCAATGCAGGCCTTTAGAGCAAAAAGGCGGCGGAGCGTTAGCAGTCCCGAAGGAGCCTAAAAATTCAAAAGATTTGATTATCGACGCGACCGGCCCCGTCATCGGACAGGCACGACACATCGCCATCGACAGGCTGATATATGTATCGCCGGAACAGTATGCTAATTTAAAAATTTCAGAACGATATGAGCTTGCCCGACAGATTGGCAAACTAACTCACCTCGAAAACGAAATAGAGAAAACGGTAATGCTGATTGGCCCCGGCCGATGGGGCACAAGCACGCCTTCGCTTGGCGTTCCGGTTTCATATCAGGAAATTAACACCATCAGCGTTCTTGTCGAGATTGCCATTTTGAACAAGGATATGTCGTCGGATGTTTCGCTCGGCACACATTTCTTCAACGACCTGATTGAAAGCGAAACGCTGTATCTTGGCCTGCTGCCGTACAGAAAAAGCAATATATTGAGAGCGGATTTCTTTAATAACTCGCCTAACGAGCTTTTAAATATTTATCCGCAGGCACAGAACTGGACGGACACCATTAAAGTTATAGACCCGCCCAAGGCGATTCCCGGCAGAACTCTCAATCTTTACGCCAATGCGGTCGAGCAGCGATTTATTCTTTACTGTAAATGACTCAATCTTATCTAAAAAAAACAATAGTTATGAAAAAAGTTTTAAATAAAACAGTTTCGGCCGGTTGGCCGTATCCGCAATTTTGATTTTTTATTTTTGATTTTTAATTTTCAAACCTGACCATCGGTCAGTTTGAGTAAATGATATGCAAATTGAAACGCTCCAGATTTTCTGCGATTTAGCGGAGTTAAAAAGTTTTTCAGGCGCCGCCCAGAAGAATATGATTAGCCAGTCGGCCGTCTCGCAGCAGCTCGCGCAGCTTGAAAAAGCGTTTAATACTGCGCTCATCGACCGCAACAGAAAATCTTTCGGCCTGACTGCCGCCGGAGAGCTATTTTACAACACGTGCAAAGACATTATCAGCAGATACGAGAATTTTCACAGCGGCCTTAATTTCCTGAAAAATTCCTCGAAGAGCAAAATCAGCATAGCCGCCATATACAGCATTGGAATCCACAGTCTGCAAAATTACATTAAAAAGTTTATCGAGCTTCATCCGCAGGTGCATCTCGACATTGAATATCTAAGCGACACAGACATTTACAATCGGCTGCTGCTTGGCAAAATAGATGTCGGCTTCGTCGCAGCGCCGAGGAATCATCCGGATATACAGATTTTCGATTTCGTTGACGAGCCGTTGGTATTGGTTTGCGGCCCGCAGCACCCGTTCGCAAAAAAAACTTCAATTGATATTTATATGGTTCAGTACCAGCCTTTCGTAGCTTTCGCAGGAAATCTGCCGACGCGTAACTGGATTGACCAGCTTCTTTTGAAATACAATGTCGTGGTTAAACCCGCGATGGAGTTTGACAACGTGGAAATCATCAAGCGTGTCGTTGAAATGAACAACGTGATAAGCATTATGCCCGTGACCACGATACAGCACGAGCTGGCAAGCGGAACTTTGAAAGCCATTCCGTTTGACAACGGAAAATTCACCCGCCCGACCGGCATGATAATCCACAAAAACCGCATTATGAACAAAAACCTCAAGGCGTTTATCGAACTGCTCGGCAAATAAGCAATGGAGATTTTAATGTATAATTTCCCATTAATTTGGTAAATTATATACAAATGAAAAAAATTAAAGCGGTAATATTCGATTTAGACGGCACAATAACCGAGCCATACCTGAATTTCGATGAAATACGGGAAGAAATCGGCCTTGCGCCGAATGCCGGCCCGCTGCTGGAAGAAATGGAAAAGATGACTCCCGCTCAAAGAGAAAAAGCGGATGCAATTCTTTACAAATACGAACAGGCCTCAATAGAACATTCAACGCTGAACAAAGGCGCAGCAGAAACTTTTAAAAAACTTGTCGAAATGAAAATTCCCATCGGCATCCTGACTCGAAATACCCGCTCGAACGCCTCGGCAGTCGCCCAAAAACACAATCTGATATTTGACGCTGTCGTTGACCGCGAAGACAAGCCGGTAAAGCCGCATCCTTACGGCGTGGAAAAACTTTGCAGACACTTCAATGTCGAGCCGGCCGAAACGCTGGTTATTGGCGATTATTTATTTGACCTGCAATCAGCAAAAGCCGCCGGTGCGATAGCGGTACTGATGAAGAATTCTGAAAAGTCCGAACAATTCGCCTCTTTCGCCGATTTCACCATTGACAGCCTGACGGAAATAATAGATATAATAAATAGAACATAGAACCGGGAATAAAATGAAAAAAAGTATTTTAATATTTGTTTCGCTCGTATTCGCAAGCACTTGTTTTGCCGGTGATGCCAATGACGTTACAAAAATAATTGAAAAATTGAATCAGTCTGCTGCGAATCTGAAAAATCTCACTGCCGAAGTCGAATACACTCACTCGCAGCCGCTATTCGAAACACAAACAATCAGAACAGGTGAAATATTCTATCAAAAAGACGCGAACAGTTCGGCGTTGAGAATTAATTTTAAAACGTTAAAGCAGGACGAGTCAAAAGAGCAGAAATACAGAGAAGAATATATTTTCGACGGCATAAAACTGACGCGAATCGACTACCAGAGCAAATCGGTCGTTACAGAGCTGTACGCAAAGGATAATAACAGTATTGAGCCGTTAGAGCTTGTGCAGGATTATTTCCCGATAATAGGTTTGGCAAAACCGCAGGAAATCGCACAGGATTTCAATACCATTTCAATTGGCAATGTTCTAAATCTGATTCCGAAAGAAAATTCCAGATATTTCAAAACTTACAAACAGGTTAATATTACTATCGATTCCAAACTCAACATCCCTGTCATCTTCACCGCGTCAACAACCGACAGCGAAGAGATAACAATAAAGCTGAACAAAGTTGAAATTTCAAAACCTGTAAAAAGGGAAGTTTTTGATTTTCAAATTCCCTCGGATTTTGTTCAGACACAAAAGTAAAGGCAACTTCTGATGCAGATAAACACATTAGTATTAGGCGCGTATGAAAACAATTGTTACATCCTCCGCAAAGACAATTCAGCGGACTGTCTGATTATAGACACCGGCTTAGACAACGACCCGCTGCTTGAATATCTTGAGCAGAACAATCTTAACCCGCTGGCGTTAGTTCTCACCCACGGCCACGGCGATCACATCGCTGGCGTTGAATTCTTGCGCGAAGCATACAAGAACATTAAGGTTTATATCCACAAAGCGGACGCCGAAATGCTCGCCAGTGCAGTAAAAAATTGTTCCGCTATGGTAGGCGAAAGAATTGAAAGCAAACCGGCCGACATTCTCATTGAAAAAGAAGGCCGGATGGATTTCGCGGGTTTCAAATTTGATGTTCTCCACACGCCCGGCCACACACCAGGCGGAATTTGCCTTTACAGTAGCGAGAACAAAACAATATTCACAGGCGACACATTATTTGCCAATTCCGTCGGCAGAACTGACTTTCCCAGCTATGATGCGCATAAATGCATGCAGCAGTTGATTGAAAACATCCAAAAAAAGATTCTCGTACTGCCGGACGACACAAAAGTCCTCCCCGGCCACGGCCCGGCCTCCATAATCAGGATGGAGAAAAAGCACAATCCGTATCTGAATTAAAAACGATAAAAAGACTTGTCAAAATAAGAAAAATCCCTATAATACCCCGAAATTGAGTTTTAAATTTTAATTGCCTGGAGGCAAAATGGAAAATCATCGTATAAGTAAGGTTAAAAAGAAGCGAAAAAGCGGGTTTTTGGCAAAAATGAGAACCCCCGGTGGACGCAAAGTCCTCAAGAGAAGACGCCGCATAGGCAGATCTTTAAAACTGCGCAACGTATAAGATTTTCGCAGCCTCTTTAAAATTATCACATACTTTTGCGCCTGTCGTGATTAGTCTTTTCCTGGACTGATGGCCGGCAGGCAGCAGCATACAATCGGCACCTAGTTCGCACGCCACTTCATAATCGTGGGTCGTATCGCCAATTAGAAGTATATCTTGGCCGCTGGCCGACAGATTTTTCAGCAGTTTTTTGCCTGCATCGACTTTCCCGTGCGCGTAATAGTCGTCCAATCCGCAGATATTTTCAAATAAGTCTTTTAATTTATAATGTTCAATCGCTGTCAGCAGCGAGGACTGCTGCGATGCCGACAAAACAGATTGAGACAGCCCCGCCTTTTTGAGTTTCGTTATAAAATCCAGAACTCCGCTGCGCAGGGAACATTTTTGATATTGAGCCTGATAAGCGGAAATATATTCACGTGCGACTGCATCGTATTCTTCCTTTGAGAAATCGAACCCGAGTTTCAGGTAATAATTGAGAACCGGAAAATCGAAATCGTTTTGATATTGCGGAAGGGTCGTCGTTTTCATTCCCCTGCCGGCGAGCATTGAATTGAGTACTTCCACACAAAGCCGGGCGTCGTCGAGCAGCGTGCCGTTCCAGTCCCAGATAATATGTTTGTATTTCATCGCTATTTTTGGGAATTACTGTCTGGAACAACGGCAGCCTTGTTCGGGGCAGCCGGCAGTTTCGGAGCATTGGCCGACATAACTCGCCATCTGGCCATTTGATCTGTCCACAGCGGATATTGAGCGTTTTTAGGAAGTTCGATGGCCGCAAGCGTTCGCAGTAATTTCCCTGCAACGTCTTTCCCGCGATTTTCGGAAAAATACTTATTCAGTATTTCCGCGACTTTCCTGTCCGGCCCAATATCGCCGGCAAGAAGTGTATTGGTCAAAAGCTGCTTGACTGATTCGATTTGACCGCCGCGGATATTTACATCGACCAGTTGTGTCGTCAACTCTTCCTTTTCATTGGGATCGGACGTATTTTGCAGCAGTACTCCGTAATATTTCGCCGCCGGCACATACAATAAAGCATCGGCATACGAATCCGCCAGTTTTCGCTGCAGACGAGTCAGTGCATTGGCATCATGTTCTGCCTCGGCTTTTTTCTCTGCCGCCTCGAACAGCATTCTTGATTTAGTTTGCAGTATATCGTCTTTTTTCGTTTTTGCCTTAGCCGATAATTTTTGTCCCCACGTAATCAGAGCGTCTGTTGGGCAATATTGGAAGATATTCATCATTGCTTCTGACGCTTTTTGTCTTTCATCTTCTGTTTCGGCGGTATCGGCCAGTGTTTCGAGCCATTGAAGGTCTTGTGCAGTACCGATTTGCCCTGCGGCCGCAATCAGTTCTGCGCGTATTTTGCCGCTTGTGTGGCTTTCAAAATTTTTGCTTTTAAGCAGCGCAAAAGCGCCTGCCTGGTCTATTCTCAAAAGTCCGCTTACAGCAGGCTCTGCCACAAAGCTGTTTTTGTCGTCTATTGCCGACGCAAATATATCTTTGAAAGCCTCGCCTGCGATTGCTTTGTAATAGCTGTCATTACCGCACAGCCGCTGCATTTCCTCAAGCAAACGGGTGCGAATCTGCTCATCTTGTGTTTTATGATAGTTTGCCGCTATATACTCGAAATACGGTTTCACTTCTGACTCTTCGAGTCCATTTTGCAGGAGCAGATTGCGGATTACTTCCGCCGATTCCACCGGCTTGACATCATTGAAAAAATCAACCGCGGCATGCAACGTATCGATTCTGATTTGCGGATTTATCTGTGTTTGCGAACCGGGTGAAAGCGCAAAATTACATACATGACTAAGCGCAATTATAATTTCCGTCTTTACATCCGGAAAAACTTCTTTTTTAAGCTGTAACGCAAGCGCATCTGCCGAATTAATATTCGTCAGCAATCCGAGCAGTTTTATCGCTGCGATTCGTATCTCCGGTTCGCTATCGGAAACTAATGCTACCAGCGGATTCTGCATCACATCGACTGGCAGAGGTTTGCCGCTTTTCTGCCACATATTTATTTTTTCGATTGCCCAGAGTTTGACCGATGGATGCTCGAACGCGAGATTTTCCGCTACGAATTTCGCACGAATGCTGTCATCTGTCGTTGCCAGGTAAATATTATCGAGTGAAGCGAGATACCTTTTCTGCCATTTAAGAACGTCTTCCTTAAGTGAACGAATTTTATCCTGGCCGGTCAGCAGACGTTCGCGAACAATATCCATTTTCCCGCGTTCGATATCGCCGCGTATTTTTTGCCATTTCTTTTTATCTGTCCCTATCGGCATCCACTCGTCCAGCGCCTGCACCGCCGCAGAAGAGATTACAGGGTCGTCGCTGTCCAGCAGATCAATAAGCTGAAGCACCGCTTCCTTGTCTGGCCGAAGCTTCAGAGCATAAACCGCGTTTTTTCTGGTAGTATCCGGCAGTTCTGGTTTTCGAAAGATTGGGTCGATGTAATTTTTGATTTCCTTTAAACTGAAAATCAACATTGCCTGCGCCGCAAGCTTGCCGGTATCTGGATTTGCCCCTCGCAGGATATTCATCAGAGGCAGTATAAAATCCAATCGGTTGGGAATAAGAAAAGCCGAACTGCGATAGGTGCTTAAAGCTTGGCATACTGAACTGGGTGCGCCGACATTATCGGTTGAGTTAAGAGCTTCGAGCAGAATTTTTCTGGCATCAGGCGTTGGATCTACTATAAGCTCTTTTGCCGTATCTACTCGTATTTGTTCGTCTGTTGAGTTAAACAATGTCCACTGATTGATTTTTAACTGATTGTCTTCCTGACCGAAACTGACGGCATTACAGCAGCACATCAGAATCGCTAACGCTGCCGTGAGTTTAATATTGTGTTTTTGTATGCAAATCAGATTCATAACCATTCCATCTTTTCTATAGTTATAGTATTTTATAGCGTTTTAAGTTCAAAAAAAACCAAATATTTTTAATAACTTAAAATTTTCTTCACAATTACCGCCGCCGCGTCCGGAGCCGCGATAGCCTCGCATTTTTTACGCATATTTCCGCGTTTTTCATCATTGCTCATAATCTCGCAAAGCACCGGCCACAATTTAGCCGCAGTTTTTTCCGTATCGCACAAATCATCGACCACCACCGCGCAGCCGGCATCGACGAGAAATTGTGCGTTTTGCTTCTGGTGCATATCCTTATGATAGGGATAAGGCAGACAAATCGCAGGCGTACACGACGCCGCGAATTCCGCAACGCTCATCGCCCCCGCCCGGCCGATTACAAGGTCGGCCGCCGCAAGCAAACTC includes the following:
- a CDS encoding LysR family transcriptional regulator, with protein sequence MQIETLQIFCDLAELKSFSGAAQKNMISQSAVSQQLAQLEKAFNTALIDRNRKSFGLTAAGELFYNTCKDIISRYENFHSGLNFLKNSSKSKISIAAIYSIGIHSLQNYIKKFIELHPQVHLDIEYLSDTDIYNRLLLGKIDVGFVAAPRNHPDIQIFDFVDEPLVLVCGPQHPFAKKTSIDIYMVQYQPFVAFAGNLPTRNWIDQLLLKYNVVVKPAMEFDNVEIIKRVVEMNNVISIMPVTTIQHELASGTLKAIPFDNGKFTRPTGMIIHKNRIMNKNLKAFIELLGK
- a CDS encoding HAD family hydrolase is translated as MKKIKAVIFDLDGTITEPYLNFDEIREEIGLAPNAGPLLEEMEKMTPAQREKADAILYKYEQASIEHSTLNKGAAETFKKLVEMKIPIGILTRNTRSNASAVAQKHNLIFDAVVDREDKPVKPHPYGVEKLCRHFNVEPAETLVIGDYLFDLQSAKAAGAIAVLMKNSEKSEQFASFADFTIDSLTEIIDIINRT
- a CDS encoding MBL fold metallo-hydrolase encodes the protein MQINTLVLGAYENNCYILRKDNSADCLIIDTGLDNDPLLEYLEQNNLNPLALVLTHGHGDHIAGVEFLREAYKNIKVYIHKADAEMLASAVKNCSAMVGERIESKPADILIEKEGRMDFAGFKFDVLHTPGHTPGGICLYSSENKTIFTGDTLFANSVGRTDFPSYDAHKCMQQLIENIQKKILVLPDDTKVLPGHGPASIIRMEKKHNPYLN
- the rpmH gene encoding 50S ribosomal protein L34, whose translation is MENHRISKVKKKRKSGFLAKMRTPGGRKVLKRRRRIGRSLKLRNV
- a CDS encoding HAD hydrolase-like protein, with the protein product MKYKHIIWDWNGTLLDDARLCVEVLNSMLAGRGMKTTTLPQYQNDFDFPVLNYYLKLGFDFSKEEYDAVAREYISAYQAQYQKCSLRSGVLDFITKLKKAGLSQSVLSASQQSSLLTAIEHYKLKDLFENICGLDDYYAHGKVDAGKKLLKNLSASGQDILLIGDTTHDYEVACELGADCMLLPAGHQSRKRLITTGAKVCDNFKEAAKILYVAQF
- a CDS encoding HEAT repeat domain-containing protein, with protein sequence MNLICIQKHNIKLTAALAILMCCCNAVSFGQEDNQLKINQWTLFNSTDEQIRVDTAKELIVDPTPDARKILLEALNSTDNVGAPSSVCQALSTYRSSAFLIPNRLDFILPLMNILRGANPDTGKLAAQAMLIFSLKEIKNYIDPIFRKPELPDTTRKNAVYALKLRPDKEAVLQLIDLLDSDDPVISSAAVQALDEWMPIGTDKKKWQKIRGDIERGKMDIVRERLLTGQDKIRSLKEDVLKWQKRYLASLDNIYLATTDDSIRAKFVAENLAFEHPSVKLWAIEKINMWQKSGKPLPVDVMQNPLVALVSDSEPEIRIAAIKLLGLLTNINSADALALQLKKEVFPDVKTEIIIALSHVCNFALSPGSQTQINPQIRIDTLHAAVDFFNDVKPVESAEVIRNLLLQNGLEESEVKPYFEYIAANYHKTQDEQIRTRLLEEMQRLCGNDSYYKAIAGEAFKDIFASAIDDKNSFVAEPAVSGLLRIDQAGAFALLKSKNFESHTSGKIRAELIAAAGQIGTAQDLQWLETLADTAETEDERQKASEAMMNIFQYCPTDALITWGQKLSAKAKTKKDDILQTKSRMLFEAAEKKAEAEHDANALTRLQRKLADSYADALLYVPAAKYYGVLLQNTSDPNEKEELTTQLVDVNIRGGQIESVKQLLTNTLLAGDIGPDRKVAEILNKYFSENRGKDVAGKLLRTLAAIELPKNAQYPLWTDQMARWRVMSANAPKLPAAPNKAAVVPDSNSQK